The following are encoded together in the Alphaproteobacteria bacterium genome:
- a CDS encoding damage-inducible protein DinB yields MARNNAWSNHRLLSACGQLAPEEYAAERTSFFPSIRATLNHILMVDGYYIDSLEDMREAAVERAHAFVPHEDFAALDTAQRASDRRLLAFCDGLTEARLAVPVAMKRPGREAPVERVADVLAHLFVHQIHHRGQAHAMLSGTPVKPPQLDEFFLRDELALRRDELRALGLPER; encoded by the coding sequence ATGGCCCGCAACAACGCGTGGTCGAACCACCGGCTGCTGAGCGCCTGCGGCCAACTCGCACCGGAGGAGTACGCGGCCGAGCGCACCAGCTTCTTCCCCTCGATCCGCGCCACGCTCAACCACATCCTGATGGTCGACGGCTACTACATCGATTCGCTCGAGGACATGCGGGAGGCGGCCGTCGAGCGCGCCCATGCCTTCGTGCCGCACGAGGATTTCGCCGCCCTCGACACCGCGCAGCGTGCCAGCGACCGGCGCCTGCTGGCGTTCTGCGACGGCCTGACCGAGGCGAGGCTGGCGGTTCCCGTGGCGATGAAGCGACCGGGCCGCGAGGCGCCGGTCGAACGCGTCGCCGACGTGCTGGCCCATCTTTTCGTCCATCAGATCCACCATCGCGGCCAGGCGCACGCCATGCTGTCGGGCACCCCCGTCAAACCGCCACAGCTCGACGAGTTCTTCCTGCGCGACGAGCTCGCGCTGCGCCGCGACGAGTTGCGCGCGTTGGGTCTGCCGGAACGATAG
- a CDS encoding hydrolase, with amino-acid sequence MLIPRRAALLGGASLLLSPAALAQRQQGTRQVPRLPVSRIPPIIFVHGNGDTAALWNTTIWRFESNGYPRNMLAAIDFSYPSARSDDSKPQPFRSSTTEQRDELAAFVRQVMAQTRRRKVALVGSSRGCNTIRNYVKNGGGAEFVSHVVLCGGTNHGVIVSDTMLVGSEFNGAAPFLKQLNAGESEVVPGPAFMTLRSDKFDKYAQPDGQFIGQPGKPTGIGYDAPELKGASNVVLPGLDHREVAFHKLAFARMFEFIVGRAPTSTFIAAEREVVLDGKVTGIADGVYTNLPVGGATVEIWEIDPKTGARHIRLAAHRRITGADGMWGPFRTNPEAYLEFMITVSGSPITHIYRSPFTRSSDIVHLRPGRFGRDDEKAGAVVYMSRPRGYFGHGRDKFTLDGKVPPGINEGVPGTSIGRLTFEASPERTIKAVFNNEEIAARNWPVKEGHLVIAEFHN; translated from the coding sequence CTGTTGATCCCTCGCCGTGCCGCCCTGCTGGGCGGCGCGTCGCTTCTGCTGTCGCCGGCGGCGCTCGCCCAGCGGCAGCAGGGCACCCGCCAGGTGCCACGCCTGCCGGTCAGCCGCATTCCGCCGATCATCTTCGTGCACGGCAACGGCGATACCGCGGCGTTGTGGAACACCACAATCTGGCGCTTCGAGTCCAACGGCTACCCGCGCAACATGCTCGCGGCGATCGACTTCAGCTATCCGTCGGCGCGCAGCGATGACTCGAAGCCGCAGCCGTTCCGCTCCTCGACCACCGAGCAGCGTGACGAACTGGCGGCATTCGTGCGCCAGGTCATGGCCCAGACCCGCCGGCGCAAGGTGGCGCTGGTCGGATCCTCGCGCGGCTGCAACACCATCCGCAATTACGTCAAGAACGGCGGGGGCGCCGAATTCGTCTCGCATGTCGTGCTGTGCGGCGGCACCAACCATGGCGTGATCGTCTCCGATACGATGCTGGTCGGCAGCGAGTTCAACGGCGCCGCGCCGTTTCTCAAGCAGCTCAACGCCGGCGAGAGCGAGGTCGTGCCGGGCCCGGCCTTCATGACGCTGCGCAGCGACAAGTTCGACAAGTATGCCCAGCCCGATGGCCAATTCATCGGTCAACCGGGCAAGCCGACCGGCATCGGTTACGATGCGCCGGAACTGAAGGGTGCCAGCAACGTCGTGCTGCCCGGCCTCGACCATCGCGAAGTGGCGTTCCACAAGCTGGCCTTCGCCCGGATGTTCGAGTTCATCGTCGGCCGGGCGCCGACCAGTACCTTCATCGCCGCCGAGCGCGAGGTCGTGCTCGACGGCAAGGTCACCGGCATCGCCGACGGCGTCTACACGAACCTGCCGGTGGGCGGTGCCACGGTGGAAATCTGGGAGATCGATCCCAAGACCGGCGCGCGCCATATCCGGCTGGCGGCGCATCGCAGGATCACCGGCGCTGACGGGATGTGGGGGCCGTTCAGGACCAACCCCGAGGCGTACCTCGAGTTCATGATCACCGTATCAGGCAGCCCGATCACACACATCTACCGTTCGCCCTTCACCCGCTCCTCCGACATCGTGCATCTGCGGCCCGGCCGGTTCGGGCGCGACGACGAGAAGGCCGGCGCGGTGGTCTATATGAGCCGGCCGCGCGGCTATTTCGGCCACGGCCGCGACAAGTTCACGCTCGACGGGAAGGTGCCGCCCGGCATCAACGAGGGCGTGCCAGGCACGTCGATCGGCCGGCTGACCTTCGAGGCGTCGCCGGAGCGTACGATCAAGGCGGTGTTCAACAACGAGGAGATCGCCGCGCGCAATTGGCCGGTGAAGGAAGGCCATCTGGTGATCGCGGAGTTCCACAACTGA
- a CDS encoding DEAD/DEAH box helicase yields MTNFTDLGLAEPLLRALAAEGYTTPTPIQAQAIPHVAAGRDLLGIAQTGTGKTAAFALPILHRLAGAPKRAPRGGCRALILSPTRELASQIADSFRAYGRFLNMSVAVIFGGVGYGGQVRALQGGVDILVATPGRLIDHLEQRTARLDLVEIFVLDEADQMLDLGFIKPIRHLVRCLPSKRQNLFFSATMPKEIGLLADDLLTDPARVAVTPVATTVEKVEQRVILLETAQKREMLVELLGDPTMQRVLVFTRTKHGADKVVRYLAGAGIESAAIHGNKSQGQRERALGAFRDGTCRALIATDIAARGIDVEGVTHVVNFDLPNIPESYVHRIGRTARAGATGIAISFCDHEERAYLRDIERTIRMTIARTDRSGAPVAAPEPGTREQSPRPAQSKRPQHQQRRHGGGQGKHGHPPQHGHKHGRPQRQERADAPRGEHAQAERSHQRNGSQPPRREGGHALSGMNFMRRDDRQRFAGRPR; encoded by the coding sequence GTGACGAATTTCACCGACCTTGGTCTTGCCGAGCCGCTGCTGCGCGCCCTGGCCGCCGAGGGTTACACCACGCCCACGCCGATCCAGGCGCAGGCCATTCCGCACGTCGCCGCCGGCCGCGACCTGCTGGGCATCGCCCAGACCGGCACCGGCAAGACCGCGGCCTTTGCGCTGCCGATCCTGCATCGCCTCGCCGGCGCTCCCAAGCGCGCGCCGCGCGGCGGTTGCCGCGCCCTGATCCTGAGCCCGACGCGCGAGCTCGCCAGCCAGATCGCCGACAGCTTTCGCGCCTATGGCCGGTTCCTCAACATGTCGGTCGCCGTGATCTTCGGCGGTGTCGGCTACGGCGGTCAGGTGCGCGCCCTGCAGGGCGGCGTCGACATCCTGGTCGCCACGCCGGGCCGGCTGATCGATCACCTCGAGCAGCGCACGGCGCGGCTCGACCTGGTCGAGATCTTCGTGCTCGACGAGGCCGATCAGATGCTCGACCTCGGCTTCATCAAGCCGATCCGCCATCTGGTGCGCTGCCTGCCATCGAAGCGGCAGAACCTGTTCTTCTCGGCCACCATGCCGAAGGAGATCGGGCTGCTCGCCGACGACCTGCTGACGGATCCGGCGCGCGTCGCCGTCACGCCCGTCGCCACGACCGTCGAGAAGGTCGAGCAGCGCGTGATCCTGCTCGAGACCGCGCAGAAGCGCGAGATGCTGGTGGAGCTGCTCGGCGATCCGACCATGCAGCGCGTGCTGGTCTTCACCCGCACCAAGCACGGCGCCGACAAGGTCGTGCGCTACCTCGCCGGTGCCGGCATCGAGTCGGCGGCGATCCACGGCAACAAGAGCCAGGGCCAGCGCGAGCGCGCCCTCGGCGCGTTCCGCGATGGCACCTGCCGGGCGCTGATCGCCACCGACATCGCCGCCCGCGGCATCGACGTCGAGGGTGTCACGCATGTCGTGAATTTCGACCTGCCGAACATTCCCGAGAGCTACGTGCACCGCATCGGCCGTACGGCGCGCGCCGGCGCCACCGGCATCGCGATCTCGTTCTGCGACCACGAGGAGCGTGCCTATCTGCGCGACATCGAGCGCACGATCCGCATGACCATCGCGCGCACCGACCGCAGCGGCGCGCCGGTCGCCGCGCCCGAGCCCGGCACGCGGGAGCAATCCCCCCGCCCGGCGCAGAGCAAGCGTCCGCAGCACCAGCAGCGGCGTCATGGCGGCGGCCAGGGCAAGCATGGCCACCCGCCGCAGCATGGCCACAAGCACGGAAGGCCGCAGCGGCAGGAGCGCGCCGACGCGCCGCGCGGCGAGCACGCCCAGGCCGAGCGGTCGCATCAGCGCAACGGCAGCCAGCCGCCGCGTCGCGAGGGCGGTCACGCGCTGAGCGGCATGAACTTCATGCGCCGCGACGATCGTCAGCGCTTCGCCGGTCGTCCGCGCTGA
- the murA gene encoding UDP-N-acetylglucosamine 1-carboxyvinyltransferase, whose amino-acid sequence MNALHISAPWWKPDAGRTLLIRGGRPLVGTYSISGAKNAALPLMVSALLTPHLVTLHNLPANLDVAVLSALLQRLGANLGWSNGTAGLSLTICADRVHAARIDRELVARMRASVLLLGAMLARCGEASLPLPGGDAIGLRGIDFHIAGLRAMGATVELEGGLIHARAPHGLKGAEIGLPLPSVGATENLLLAAVLASGRTIIRNAAREPEITDLASCLIAMGARIGGLDTHVLTIDGGRPLAGAVHTVMPDRIETGTLACAAAITGGTLNLRNARLDLLGAAGPALQAAGVELETVDGGVVARRAAGGTVGVDVTTQPYPGFATDLQAPFMALMATAQSASAITEAIFEQRFRHVDELRRMGANIVVRGRTALVRGVPMLGAAAVTGTDVRAAAALAIAALGARGETVLDGLDHLDRGYDGMAARLAACGADVSRA is encoded by the coding sequence ATGAACGCACTCCACATCTCCGCGCCGTGGTGGAAGCCCGACGCCGGCCGCACCTTGCTGATCCGAGGCGGCCGGCCGCTGGTCGGCACCTATTCGATCAGTGGCGCCAAGAATGCGGCGCTGCCCCTGATGGTCTCGGCGCTGCTGACACCGCACCTCGTGACGCTGCACAACCTGCCGGCCAATCTCGATGTCGCGGTGCTCTCGGCGCTGCTGCAGCGGCTGGGCGCGAACCTCGGCTGGTCCAATGGCACGGCGGGACTGTCGCTCACCATCTGTGCCGACCGCGTGCACGCTGCCAGGATCGATCGCGAGCTGGTGGCGCGCATGCGCGCCTCGGTGCTGCTGCTGGGCGCGATGCTGGCGCGCTGCGGTGAGGCCAGCCTGCCGCTGCCCGGTGGCGATGCCATCGGCCTGCGTGGCATCGACTTCCACATCGCCGGCCTGCGCGCCATGGGCGCCACGGTCGAGCTCGAGGGTGGCCTGATCCACGCCCGTGCGCCGCACGGTCTGAAGGGTGCCGAGATCGGCCTGCCGCTGCCCTCGGTGGGCGCGACCGAGAACCTGCTGCTGGCCGCGGTGCTGGCGAGCGGCCGCACAATCATCCGCAACGCCGCGCGCGAGCCGGAGATCACCGACCTTGCGTCCTGCCTGATCGCCATGGGCGCACGCATCGGCGGCCTCGATACGCATGTGCTGACAATCGATGGCGGCCGGCCGCTCGCCGGCGCGGTGCATACGGTGATGCCCGATCGCATCGAGACCGGCACGCTCGCCTGCGCGGCGGCGATCACCGGCGGTACGCTGAACCTGCGCAACGCGCGCCTCGACCTGCTGGGCGCGGCCGGGCCGGCGCTGCAGGCGGCCGGCGTCGAGCTGGAGACGGTCGATGGTGGCGTGGTGGCGCGCCGCGCGGCGGGCGGCACCGTAGGCGTCGACGTCACGACGCAGCCCTATCCCGGCTTCGCCACCGACCTGCAGGCGCCGTTCATGGCGCTGATGGCCACGGCGCAGAGCGCCAGCGCGATCACCGAGGCGATCTTCGAGCAGCGCTTCCGTCATGTCGACGAATTGCGCCGCATGGGCGCCAACATCGTCGTGCGCGGGCGCACCGCGCTGGTGCGCGGCGTGCCGATGCTCGGCGCTGCCGCGGTCACCGGCACGGATGTCCGGGCCGCGGCGGCACTGGCAATCGCCGCCCTGGGCGCGCGGGGCGAGACCGTGCTCGACGGCCTCGACCACCTCGACCGCGGCTATGACGGCATGGCCGCCCGGCTGGCCGCCTGCGGCGCCGATGTAAGCCGCGCCTGA
- a CDS encoding methylated-DNA--[protein]-cysteine S-methyltransferase, producing the protein MTAYLDTPIGRLSVEGDGTAITKVKWIAPDFGDPLIRDGDPIVEEARRQLQAYFDRKLKVFDLPLLPKGSVADKEIWQIMCKIPYGATMTYGEMTVAVGRDPRQGDARDIGKACGANPIPVIIPCHRVMAAGGRMGGYSGRGGTETKRRLLAFEGALLL; encoded by the coding sequence ATGACAGCCTATCTCGATACCCCGATCGGCCGGCTGTCGGTCGAGGGCGACGGCACCGCGATCACCAAGGTCAAGTGGATCGCGCCCGACTTCGGCGACCCGCTGATCCGCGATGGCGATCCGATCGTCGAGGAGGCACGGCGCCAGCTGCAGGCGTATTTCGACCGCAAGCTAAAGGTCTTCGACCTGCCGCTGCTGCCCAAGGGCTCGGTCGCGGACAAAGAGATATGGCAGATAATGTGCAAAATCCCTTATGGCGCGACCATGACCTATGGCGAGATGACCGTGGCGGTCGGCCGCGACCCCCGCCAGGGCGACGCCCGGGACATCGGAAAGGCCTGCGGCGCCAATCCCATACCGGTGATCATCCCCTGCCACCGGGTGATGGCCGCCGGCGGCCGGATGGGCGGCTACAGCGGGCGCGGCGGCACCGAGACCAAGCGCCGCCTGCTGGCTTTCGAAGGCGCGTTGCTGCTGTGA